The DNA sequence ACCAAAAAGATTTCAATACCGGGTGAAAACCTCAATGGAATCTATGATACGATAGATTTTGTTAAAGAATATAAAACGAAACCGCCGGGTGAAGTGGGTGTCGGAAAGCGCGTCATCGTAATCGGCGGAGGCAATACCTCCGTGGATGCGGCTACCGCTGCCAAACGGCTCGGCGCAAAAGAAGTCACCGTTATATACAGGCGTTCAGAATCGGAGATGCCCGCATTTGAGCATGAGTATGACCTGGCTAAAGCCGATGGAGTTCTTTACCGCTGGCTCACAAATCCGGTTGAATTCTTAGGAGACGAAAATATTGAATCTGTCAAGTGTGTTCGTATGGAATTGGGTAAGCCTGACGATTCCGGCAGAAGACAGCCAAAACCTGTCAAAGGCTCTGAATTTACCATACCGGCGGATATGGTGTTACTCGCTCTCGGACAAACGGCTGATGAAGAATTTATAAATAAGATTCCCGGAGTTACTGTCTCAAACGGAACTATCGCGGCAGACCCGCTCACCGGAAAAACTTCCAACCCTAAAATTTTTGCCGGCGGGGATGCCGTCCACGGCGCAAAAGAAGTAGTTGATGCCGTCCAAGCGGGAAAATTAGCGGCATATGAGATAATCAAACAGCTGTCTGAAGAGGAGAACTGATAATGGCTGACCTAAGCATTGATTTTTGCGGTATAAAATCTCCAAACCCATACTGGCTCGCATCGGCTCCTCCAAGCAATTCTGCTTATCAGGTGCATAAAGCTTTTGAAGCCGGCTGGGGCGGAGCCGTTTGGAAGACCATCGGCGCGCCTGTAATGAATACTTTCAACAGATACGGCGGGCTTGACGGACCCGAACAGAAACTCATTGGTTTGAATAATATTGAACTTATCAGTGACCGAAATATCGAAGTAAACTTTAAAGAGATTGCCGAAGTGAAAAAAGAGTGGCCTGACAGAGCTGTAATCGCTTCCCTTATGGTTGAATCGGACAGGGATGTTTGGCACGATATCGTGAAAAAAACTGAGGACACGGGCTGTGATGGTATCGAACTGAATTACGGATGCCCGCACGGGATGAGCGAAAGAGGAATGGGCGCCGCTGTGGGGCAGGTGCCTGAATACTGCGCAATGATTACAGAGTGGGTCTCGGAAGTATCTTCCATCCCGGTCATCGTAAAACTTACTCCCAATGTTACAGATGTGGTGATGCCTGCCAGAGCCGCTGTCAAAGGCGGAGCAGATTCGCTCTCTCTTATAAATACTATAAATAGCATAATCGGCGTTGATTTGGACACTTTTGAGACCGTTCCTTCTGTCGGCGGAAAAGGAACTCACGGAGGTTTTGCCGGACCTGCTGTGAAACCCATCGCCTTGCATATGGTATCAGCCATTGCAAGAGACAGTGAAGTCGGCGTTCCAATTTCCGGTATCGGTGGAATCTCTACGTGGCGCGACGCCGTAGAATTTATGCTCCTCGGCGCTACAAGTGTGCAGGTATGCACCGCTGTTATGCATTACGGATTTCGCATTATTGAAGATTTAACTGACGGAATGAGCAATTGGCTTGATGAAAAAGGCATCTCTTCAATCACTGAAATAATCGGAAAAACGGTTGAAAAGTTAACAGATTTCTCACAGCTGAATTTGCTGTACAGGACTACTGCGCGCATAGACAAAGATAAATGTATCTCGTGCAATCTCTGCTACATCGTATGCGAAGATACCGCGCACCAATGTATTGACCTTAATCCTTATAACGGAGGAGTCAAACCCGAGGTACGTGAGGATGATTGTGTCGGCTGCCGACTTTGCGCAATGGTATGTCCCGTCCACGAATGTATTGATATGGTCGAACTGGATAAGTCGAATAGCAAAACCTGGAAAGAACTCGAAGGAGAACTCTCTCAACCGATGAGCTGGGACGATTTACGTCAATTCCAGAAAAAACACGGAATTGAAATACACTGAATTAAAATGTAAGGATCTGATAATATGGGAACTCTCATAAAAAACGGAACAGTTATAAACGCCGATGGTTCGCAAAAAGCTGACGTTCTGATAGAAAACGAAATTATATCTAAAGTCGGAAATAACATCACGGAAGATTCTCACACTGTTATTGATGCGGAGGGGAAATATATCATACCCGGCGGAATTGACGTTCATACTCACCTTGATATGCCTTTCGGCGGCACCGTTTCATGTGATAATTTTGAAACAGGTCACAAGGCTGCCGCTCACGGGGGAACAACCTGTCACATAGATTTTATTATTCAGGGGAAGGGACAATCCTTGGCTGAAGCGATTGATATCTGGCACGGCAAAGCAGAAGGAAAAGCGTGTGTTGATTACGGTTTTCATATGGCTATTACCGATATGACGGACTCCGTAATGAATGAGCTGCCTACTCTTATACACTCCGGTATCAGCAGTATCAAGCTTTTCATGGCGTACAAAAATGTTCTTCAGGTGGACGACGAGACTCTTTTCAGATCCTTACAGAGTGCCGGAGAGAACGGTTTGCTTACGTGCGTTCATGCTGAAAATGGGGATGCGATTGATGTGCTTATAAAGCAGATGCTGGCAGAGGGCAACACTGACCCGATTTATCATGCTAAATCCAGGCCTCACTGGGCGGAAGCGGAAGCGACTTCTCGGGCAATATATCTCGCCGCTATTGCCGATGCTCCCCTGTTCGTAGTTCACCTCACCTGCGCTTCGGCTCTTGCGCAGATTAGATTAGCCCGCTCGAACGGTATTAAAGCTATGGCGGAGACTTGTGTTCAATATCTATTTACAACTGAAAATGACCTTGCTCGACCCGATTTCGAAGGAGCGAAATACGTCTGTTCCCCTCCACTCAGAACTGAAGAGGATCAGCAAGCATTATGGGAAGGACTTATTGACGGTAGCCTTGCGAGTATATCAACTGACCATTGCCCGTTTAATTTTAAGGGACAAAAAGAATTGGGTAGAGAAGATTTTTCAAAAATTCCCAACGGAATGCCCGGTATTGAGGATCGGATGATGGTAATGCACCATCACGGAGTTGGTGGTGGCAAATTTTCTCTTGAGCGGTGGGTGGAAATAACATCTACTAATCCCGCAAAAACATTCGGTATGTATCCACGGAAAGGAATTATCGCCCACGGAAGTGACGCCGATCTTGTTATTTGGGACCCGGAAAAAGAGCATACAATAAGCGCTGAAACTCATCATATGAATATAGATTATAATATTTATGAGGGAATGGAAGTTAAGGGAATGCCCGAGATAGTGTTTTCCGCCGGACGATTGGTAGTGGAAAATGGTGAGTTCAAAGGGAAAGTCGGTGATGGAAAATTTATCAGACGGGAAGCAGTAACAGACGTAATATGAAGCTGTGCGGGTTAGGGCTTGCCTGCCTGGTGTAAGTCAGACAGGCCTTTACAGCGCCTCAGAATAACCAGAAGATAAATAAACAGTTGAATTGTAACTAAATGGAGCAATTATGAGCGATTCTCCAATGGGTATGATCTATTCTATTGAGGATAAACCTCCTATGGGTAAACGGATTGTCCTCGCATTACAGCACGTTCTTACGATGTTCGGATCCACGGTAAGCGTACCGCTTCTGCTCGGCCCGGTTATGAATATGACGCCCGGTGAAATCGCTATTCTTGTCAGCTCGGTGATGCTTTGCTCAGGTGTGGCAACGCTTCTTCAGGTCACGATAGGAAGCAGGCTGCCTATCGTACAGGGAGTATCGTTCAGTTTTCTTGCTCCTTTCTTCGCAATAATTGCTTTTGCGAAAACCGGCACACTTAGCATGCAATATATAGCGGGAGCTATAATTCTCGGTTCGTTTGTTGAGATTGCAGTTGGGCATTTCAAGCTTATCGGGAAACTCAGAAAAATAATCAGTCCCGTAGTCATCGGCCCTGTAATTATGCTAATTGGGCTCTCTCTGTTTAAAGTCGGAGCTCCAAAAGCTGGTACTTATTGGCCTGTCTCCGGGATTGTAATTCTGGGCATCGTGCTGTTCAGTCAGCTGTTTTCAAAGAAAAATAAGTTTTTCAGGCTCTTTCCCATATTAAGCGCAATAGTACTCGCATATTTAGTCTGTGTTGTTTTTACATTTTTGGGCGTATTCGGACCCGAACACCCCGCCCATATCAATTTTGCGGTTGTCAACAGTTCAACATGGTTCAAACCGCTCAACACCATAATATTTCCGTGGGGATTACCGAAATTCCATGTCGGTTTTTTCTTTGCCGTCCTCGCCGGCTATATGGCGAGTATGATTGAATCATTCGGTGATTATCACGCAGCGGCGTATATGTCGGGTGCGGGCGACCCCACTGAAGAAATGTTGAACAAAGGAATTCGCTCGGAAGGATTGGGCTGTCTGGCTACCGGAATTCTCGGCGGTTTTGCCAGCACTTCGTATTCGGAAAATATCGGACTTGTGGGGATAACTAAGGTCGCTTCGAGGCATGTCGTTTTTCTCGGAGCTATCTTCTTACTCTTGCTTGGATTTTTCAGCAAATTCGGAGCTCTTGTATCCACAATACCCGAACCGATAGTAGGCGGTCTTTATACCGCTTTATTCGGATTGATCTCTGCGGTAGGTATTCAGCAGCTTGCGCGGGCAGACCTTTCCAGCGACCGGAACTTAATGATAGCAGGTTTAGCATTGTTTATGGGACTTTCCGTTCCCGCTTATATAGAGGGTGTTCCTGCTTTCGGATATTTACCGGGTTCCGAAGCAATAGCTGATTTACTCCCAAAATCTCTCGCAGACATAGTGACATCGGTTCTCTCCACCGGAATGGCGGTGGCAGCCATAATCGGGTTAACTTTTGATAACTTGATTCCCGCGTCCGATGAAGAACGTGGTATTATCAGCTAACAGCTCAGTGAATCACCGAGAGCGATTCATCGATAATTTTCAGCGCGTCCTTAACCTGGGATTCTGATACGGTCATAGGAGGAGAAATCCGGGTGATATTTCCGTAAAGCCCGCCTTTTCCTATGAGCAAACCCCTCTTTTTAGTTTCCTCAAAGAGTACCGCCGTTGCTTGGGTATTAGGAGTTCGATCCCCTGCCGGCTCGTCCTCAACAAACTCCATCGCTTGCATCAGACCCTTACCGCGGACATCGCCTATTATCCTGGGATATTTCAATTTTAACTCTTCAAGTCCATCTCTCAGTATTTTCCCCATTGATTCGGATTTGGACGGAATATCATCTTTTATTATAATATCAATAGTAGCGTTCGCCGCTGCCGAGGAGATGGGATTTCCCCCGAATGTGGAAATTGTGAGTTTCTTCAGCGAATCCGCCACTTCTTCGGTGGCGATTGTCGCTCCGAGAGGCATACCGTTGGCGATTCCTTTTGCCATTGTCATTATTTCCGGCTCCACATCGTAATGTTCTATCCCGAACATTTTAGTGCCTGTTCTGCCGAATCCCGTTTGAACTTCATCACAGATGAAAATCCCGCCGTACTTACGGATTATATCCACTGCTACCTTAAAATATTCTTTCGGCGGAGTAATAAATCCGCCAACGCCCTGAATCGGCTCGGCAAGAAATCCTGCGATCTGACCCGTTGTGGTTGTGAGAATCAGTTCTTCTATATCCTGAGCGCATTTAATTTCGCATGAAGGATATTCGAGTCCCAGCGGGCATCGGTAGCAGTATGGGCTTACGGCGTGCTTGATAGCCGCAATCTGTGTCGGAACAGAACGCCAGGAGGAATGCGCCGTCAGCGACTGTGCCAGCAATGACCTCCCTGAATATCCGTGCCTCAGAGCTATTATTTCCATATTACCGGTAAAGACCTGCGCAAGCATAACAGCCGTTTCATCTGCTTCAGTACCCGAAGAAGTGAAAAAAGTCTTTTTGAGTTTTCCGGGAGTAATATTTGCCAGACGTTCTGCTAATTCGATCATGGCGATATTCGGATATAGAGTTGACACGTGCCCTAATCGATTCATCTGGGCGATTATCGCGCTGTTTATCCTGTCATCAGTGTGACCGATAGACACTGTGAGAATT is a window from the Candidatus Neomarinimicrobiota bacterium genome containing:
- the preA gene encoding NAD-dependent dihydropyrimidine dehydrogenase subunit PreA — its product is MADLSIDFCGIKSPNPYWLASAPPSNSAYQVHKAFEAGWGGAVWKTIGAPVMNTFNRYGGLDGPEQKLIGLNNIELISDRNIEVNFKEIAEVKKEWPDRAVIASLMVESDRDVWHDIVKKTEDTGCDGIELNYGCPHGMSERGMGAAVGQVPEYCAMITEWVSEVSSIPVIVKLTPNVTDVVMPARAAVKGGADSLSLINTINSIIGVDLDTFETVPSVGGKGTHGGFAGPAVKPIALHMVSAIARDSEVGVPISGIGGISTWRDAVEFMLLGATSVQVCTAVMHYGFRIIEDLTDGMSNWLDEKGISSITEIIGKTVEKLTDFSQLNLLYRTTARIDKDKCISCNLCYIVCEDTAHQCIDLNPYNGGVKPEVREDDCVGCRLCAMVCPVHECIDMVELDKSNSKTWKELEGELSQPMSWDDLRQFQKKHGIEIH
- the hydA gene encoding dihydropyrimidinase codes for the protein MGTLIKNGTVINADGSQKADVLIENEIISKVGNNITEDSHTVIDAEGKYIIPGGIDVHTHLDMPFGGTVSCDNFETGHKAAAHGGTTCHIDFIIQGKGQSLAEAIDIWHGKAEGKACVDYGFHMAITDMTDSVMNELPTLIHSGISSIKLFMAYKNVLQVDDETLFRSLQSAGENGLLTCVHAENGDAIDVLIKQMLAEGNTDPIYHAKSRPHWAEAEATSRAIYLAAIADAPLFVVHLTCASALAQIRLARSNGIKAMAETCVQYLFTTENDLARPDFEGAKYVCSPPLRTEEDQQALWEGLIDGSLASISTDHCPFNFKGQKELGREDFSKIPNGMPGIEDRMMVMHHHGVGGGKFSLERWVEITSTNPAKTFGMYPRKGIIAHGSDADLVIWDPEKEHTISAETHHMNIDYNIYEGMEVKGMPEIVFSAGRLVVENGEFKGKVGDGKFIRREAVTDVI
- a CDS encoding purine/pyrimidine permease produces the protein MSDSPMGMIYSIEDKPPMGKRIVLALQHVLTMFGSTVSVPLLLGPVMNMTPGEIAILVSSVMLCSGVATLLQVTIGSRLPIVQGVSFSFLAPFFAIIAFAKTGTLSMQYIAGAIILGSFVEIAVGHFKLIGKLRKIISPVVIGPVIMLIGLSLFKVGAPKAGTYWPVSGIVILGIVLFSQLFSKKNKFFRLFPILSAIVLAYLVCVVFTFLGVFGPEHPAHINFAVVNSSTWFKPLNTIIFPWGLPKFHVGFFFAVLAGYMASMIESFGDYHAAAYMSGAGDPTEEMLNKGIRSEGLGCLATGILGGFASTSYSENIGLVGITKVASRHVVFLGAIFLLLLGFFSKFGALVSTIPEPIVGGLYTALFGLISAVGIQQLARADLSSDRNLMIAGLALFMGLSVPAYIEGVPAFGYLPGSEAIADLLPKSLADIVTSVLSTGMAVAAIIGLTFDNLIPASDEERGIIS
- a CDS encoding YSIRK-type signal peptide-containing protein — translated: MLRTSRQGIELLIPKQRRYSLRKLKRGVCS